Below is a window of Rhizobium jaguaris DNA.
GCGGGACTGGCAACGCTCAATCCAGGCTTTCACCTTCGGATGACTGTCGAACAGGGCCTGCTCCGTCTGCGCGTAGCGCAGCACCTCGGCAATGTTGAGGTCGGCGACGGTGAAGCGGTTGCCGACGACATAATCCTGGTTTTGAAGGTGTTGTTCGAGCACGCCGAAAGGCCGCTTCAGCGAGCGGCAGGCAACCGCGATCCCAGCCTTGCCGGCCTCGCTGTCGTCCTGGGCTCTATCATAGATCCTAACGATTGCGACGGTATATGGCTCGACCTCGGTCGCCGCCCACATCGTCCACATCGCCAACAATCCTTCTTCTTCCGCCGTATGGCCGGCGAGCGGGCCGCCATATTTGCGGGCGAGATAGAGATTGATGGCGAGGGATTCGTGCATCACAAGATCGCCGTCCTTGATACTCGGGATCATGCCCATGGGATTGATCGCCAAGAACTCCGCCGACATCGTGTTCAGCAGCGCATCCGGGCTCATGGGATTGTCAAGCCGGGAAGCTTGCAACACCGGCACGGATTGAAAGGCAATGCCAAGCTCCTCCGCCATCCAATAGTTGCGGGAGGCGCGTGAGCGATAGACGCCGTAAATTGTCAGCATGGCCGGTCTCCGAAAATTGAGTCGGACGGAGGTTATTGACGGATTTCGGCAAACGGAAGAGGCCCCCGTTCATATGTCAATGAAAGCTTTTGATGGGTGTGTAGGGCCAAGCACGAAAATGTCCGCCAATCGCCCATAATCTTTGCAAATCATGCGGTTTGCCCATCGCCTTCGTTCGGAAATTAGCGGTGGTGCATGCTAATATAACGTCGTGTTTTTCATCGGATGCGGTAGGAGGCATCAGGTGAATAGGCGCATGCGCAATTGGTGACTGCGATCTCGGGAGGAGAGCAGATGCTTGCAACCAGTGTATCGCTAGACGACAAATATACAGCAGAGGAAGGCCGCGTTTTCATGACCGGCCTGCAGACGCTTGTGCGGCTGCCCATGACCCAGATGCGGCGTGACCGCGCCGCCGGTCTCAACACCGCAGCCTTCATATCCGGCTATCGCGGCTCGCCGCTCGGCGGCTACGATCAGCAGCTCTTGAAAGCCAAGACCTATCTCGACGCGCATGACGTCACTTTCCAACCGGGCATCAACGAAGACCTTGCAGCCACGGCCATCTGGGGCACGCAGCAAGTCGGTCTGTCGCCCGGCGTACGAAAGGACGGCGTGCTCGGCATCTGGTACGGCAAAGGTCCCGGCGTCGACCGCTCCGGTGACGTGCTGAAACACGGCAATGCCGCCGGCACGTCGAAACATGGTGGCGTCCTCTGTTTTGCTGGTGACGATCATTCCGCCAAATCCTCCACCATGCCGCATCAGACCGACCATGATTTCATGTCGGCGGTTATTCCGGTTCTCTACCCGTCCTCGATCCACGAATTCCTTGAATACGGCCTGCTCGGCATCGCCATGTCGCGCTATTCCGGCTGCTGGGTCGGCATGAAGTTTATCGCCGACACCATCGAGACGACGGCTGCCGTCGATCTCTCCGGCGAGAAGCGGCAATTCGTGCTGCCGACCGATTTCGAGTTGCCGCCCGGCGGCTTGAACCTGCGCTGGCCCGACCCGCCGCTCGTCCAGGACGACCGGCTGCAGACCTACAAGGCCTATGCGGCGATCGCCTTCGCCCGCGCCAATCGCGTCGACGAGATTACTCATGATGTGCCGAACGCCCGCCTCGGCATCATCTCCTCCGGCAAGGCCTATGAGGACGTATTGCAGGCGCTACGCGAACTCGAAATCGGCCCCAGGGAAATGGCCGCGATCGGCCTGCGTATCCTGAAAGTCCGTATGCCCTGGCCGCTGGAGCCGGAAGCCGTCCGGCATTTCTCCGAAGGGCTGGACGAGGTACTCGTCGTCGAGGAACGGCGCGAGATCATCGAAAACCAGATCAAGCAGCAGCTCTTCAACTGGCGCGCCGACGTCCGCCCACGCATCGTCGGCAAGTTCGACGAGCACGACAAACCCTATCTCAGCTTGTCGGCGGCGCTGACCGTCGGCTCGGTGGCGAGGGCCATTGCCGGGCGTATCGTCAAGCTCGATCTCGATCCTTCGTTGCACGACCAGATCGCCGCCAAGCTTGCCTATCTCGCCGAACGCGGCGAGATCAGCCGCACACACGTCGCACCCGTGCAGCGCACGCCGTTCTTCTGCTCCGGTTGTCCGCACAATACGTCCACCCGTGTCCCCGAAGGCAGCCGGGCCCTGGCCGGCATAGGCTGCCACTACATGGTCACCTGGATGGACCGCAACACCGAGACCTTCTCGCAGATGGGCGGCGAAGGCGTGCCCTGGACGGCGATTGCCCGCTACACCGACGAGAAGCACATGTTCGTCAATCTCGGGGACGGCACCTATTTCCATTCCGGCATACTCGCCATTCGCCAGTCGGTCGCCGCCAAGGTCAACGTCACCTACAAGCTGCTCTACAACGACGCCGTCGCCATGACCGGCGGCCAGCCGATCGACGGTTATCTGACGCCCGAACTCTTGACCCGCCAGTTGCACGGCGAAGGCGTCACGCCGATCTATCTGCTCGCGGAAAATCCCGCGGCCTATTCGTCATCTGACCTGGCTCCCGGGGTCAAAGTCCTGCATCGCGACAGTATCGATCAAGTCATGCTGAAGCTGCGCGAGACCGAGGGCTGCTCGGCGATCGTCTATGTCCAGACCTGCGCCGCGGAAAAGCGTCGCCGCAGAAGCCGCGGCCTGCTGGAGGACCCCGCCAAGCGCGTCTTTATCAATCCGGCCGTTTGCGAAGGCTGCGGCGATTGTTCGGTGCAGTCCAACTGCATCTCGGTCGAGCCGCTGGAAACGGAATTCGGCCGCAAACGGCAGATCAACCAGTCGAGCTGCAACAAGGACTTCTCCTGCGTCAAGGGCTTTTGCCCCTCTTTCGTCACTGTCCACGGCGGCAAGCGCCGCAAGCGCCAGGCGCTGGAACATGCGGATGCCGAGGTCCCGATGCCGGAGGTCCCTTTGATTGGCGAGCGACCCTGGAACATCGCGATCGCAGGCGTTGGCGGCACCGGCATTCTGACCATTGGCGCCATCCTCGGCATGGCCGCGCATCTCGACGGCAAGGTGCCGATGATCCTCGACATGGCAGGTCTCGCGCAGAAGGGCGGCGCTGTCATGAGCCATCTGCGCATCGGCTATAGCGAGGCCGACGTAACCTCGTCGCGCATTGTCAACGGTGGCGCCGACTTGCTGCTCGCTGCCGACGAAGTGGTCGGCGCGTCCAAGGATGCGATTACGCTCTGTGCCTCGACCCGCACGACTGCCATCGTCAATACCGGCCTGATGCCGGTTGCCGACTTTGTTCGCAATCGCGACTTTGATTTCAAGATCGGCTCGATTCAGCATACCATCGCCAAGACCGTCAGCGATAAATCCGTCTTTCTCGATTTTGGTCATGTCGCGACCGCGGTCACCGGGGATGCCATGTCGACCAATATCCTTCTGACCGGCTTTGCCTGGCAGCGAGGCCTGCTGCCGCTGTCGCTGGAAGCTATCGAGAAGGCAATCGAGCTGAACGGCGTGGCCGTGAAGGCCAGCCTCTCGGCCTTCCATTGGGGCCGTCTGTTGGCGCATGATCCGCAATCCGTGCGCGAGATGATGACGGAACCGGATGCCGGGAAGACGCTTGCCGAGATGAGCCTCGACGAGCTGATTGCCCACCGCAAGACGCATCTGACCGCCTATCAGAACGCCGCGCTTGCTGATCGCTATGCCGCTTTCGTCGAGCGCGCCAAAGCTGTTACTGCAAGAGAGCGCCTATCGGACAAGATACCTTTCGCCGTGGCCGTCACTTATGCGCGTGTTCTGGCCTATAAGGACGAATATGAGGTGGCGCGGCTGTTGACCGATCCGGCTTTCGAGGCCCACCTTCGTAACGAGATGGAAGGCGACTTCAAGCTGGCCTTCAATCTCGCCCCGCCCATGCTTGCTGGCAAGGATCCGAACGGCCGGCCGAAGAAGCGTGAATTCGGCCGCTGGATATTGCCGCTACTTCGCAGGCTCGCGCCGATGAAGCGGTTGCGCGGTACCCCCTTCGATCCTTTCGGTTATCTGCCGGAACGCCGGCTGGAGCGCCGGTTGATCGGCGAATACGAGGCGATCGCCGAGCGTGTTCTGAACGGCCTGCGCGCGGAAAATGAGACGGAGGCCCTTGCCACCCTGTCGTTGTTCGATGAGATCAGAGGCTTCGGGCCGATCAAGGAAGAGGCGGCCCGCAAGGTCATGGCGCGGATCGCCGAGAAGTTGAAGACCTATGAAATGCCGGAGGAGAAGCACCACGTTCCCGCCGATGCGGCGTGATGGTCTCAAAAGAGGATGAGGAGAAAGCATGCTTCCAAGTGGCACCTAGCTGCTTCTGGTTCATGTGTTGGGAGGGGAAGACGATGTTTGCAGGGGGATTGAACTTCGCGCTCGGCGAGGAGATCGAGGCACTGCGCGACAGCGTGCGCCGCTTTGCCGGTCAGCGCATCGCACCGCTTGCCGACGAATTCGATCGTAACAACGGTTTTCCGATCGAGCTGTGGCGGGAGATGGGCGATCTTGGGCTGCTTGGCATCACCGCCGATGAAGCCTATGGGGGCGCCGGTCTCGGCTATGTCGCGCATGCGGTCGCCATGGAAGAAATCAGTCGGGCCTCGGCCTCCGTTGGTCTGAGTTACGGCGCCCATTCCAATCTCTGCGTCAACCAGATCAACCGCAACGGCACCGACGAGCAAAAAGCGCGCTATCTGCCGAAGCTGATTTCCGGCGAGCATATCGGTGCGCTCGCCATGTCGGAGCCCGGCTCAGGCTCCGACGTCGTCTCGATGAAGCTGCAGGCTCAAAAGCATGGCGACCGTTATGTGTTGAACGGCAGCAAGATGTGGATCACCAACGGCCCGGATGCCGATATCCTGGTCGTCTATGCCAAGACCGCGCCGGAGGCTGGCCCGCGCGGCATCACCGCTTTTTTGGTCGAAAAGGGTTTTGAGGGTTTCTCCGTGGGCCAGAAACTCGACAAGCTCGGCATGCGCGGTTCCAGCACCTCGGAGCTGGTTTTTATCGACTGCGAGGTGCCGGCGGAAAATGTGTTGGGGCAGGTCGATGGCGGCGTCCGCGTGCTGATGTCCGGCCTCGACTATGAGCGCGTCGTCCTCTCGGGTGGCCCGCTCGGCATCATGGC
It encodes the following:
- a CDS encoding glutathione S-transferase family protein, with the translated sequence MLTIYGVYRSRASRNYWMAEELGIAFQSVPVLQASRLDNPMSPDALLNTMSAEFLAINPMGMIPSIKDGDLVMHESLAINLYLARKYGGPLAGHTAEEEGLLAMWTMWAATEVEPYTVAIVRIYDRAQDDSEAGKAGIAVACRSLKRPFGVLEQHLQNQDYVVGNRFTVADLNIAEVLRYAQTEQALFDSHPKVKAWIERCQSRAAYRAMQETRGKEPV
- a CDS encoding indolepyruvate ferredoxin oxidoreductase family protein, producing MLATSVSLDDKYTAEEGRVFMTGLQTLVRLPMTQMRRDRAAGLNTAAFISGYRGSPLGGYDQQLLKAKTYLDAHDVTFQPGINEDLAATAIWGTQQVGLSPGVRKDGVLGIWYGKGPGVDRSGDVLKHGNAAGTSKHGGVLCFAGDDHSAKSSTMPHQTDHDFMSAVIPVLYPSSIHEFLEYGLLGIAMSRYSGCWVGMKFIADTIETTAAVDLSGEKRQFVLPTDFELPPGGLNLRWPDPPLVQDDRLQTYKAYAAIAFARANRVDEITHDVPNARLGIISSGKAYEDVLQALRELEIGPREMAAIGLRILKVRMPWPLEPEAVRHFSEGLDEVLVVEERREIIENQIKQQLFNWRADVRPRIVGKFDEHDKPYLSLSAALTVGSVARAIAGRIVKLDLDPSLHDQIAAKLAYLAERGEISRTHVAPVQRTPFFCSGCPHNTSTRVPEGSRALAGIGCHYMVTWMDRNTETFSQMGGEGVPWTAIARYTDEKHMFVNLGDGTYFHSGILAIRQSVAAKVNVTYKLLYNDAVAMTGGQPIDGYLTPELLTRQLHGEGVTPIYLLAENPAAYSSSDLAPGVKVLHRDSIDQVMLKLRETEGCSAIVYVQTCAAEKRRRRSRGLLEDPAKRVFINPAVCEGCGDCSVQSNCISVEPLETEFGRKRQINQSSCNKDFSCVKGFCPSFVTVHGGKRRKRQALEHADAEVPMPEVPLIGERPWNIAIAGVGGTGILTIGAILGMAAHLDGKVPMILDMAGLAQKGGAVMSHLRIGYSEADVTSSRIVNGGADLLLAADEVVGASKDAITLCASTRTTAIVNTGLMPVADFVRNRDFDFKIGSIQHTIAKTVSDKSVFLDFGHVATAVTGDAMSTNILLTGFAWQRGLLPLSLEAIEKAIELNGVAVKASLSAFHWGRLLAHDPQSVREMMTEPDAGKTLAEMSLDELIAHRKTHLTAYQNAALADRYAAFVERAKAVTARERLSDKIPFAVAVTYARVLAYKDEYEVARLLTDPAFEAHLRNEMEGDFKLAFNLAPPMLAGKDPNGRPKKREFGRWILPLLRRLAPMKRLRGTPFDPFGYLPERRLERRLIGEYEAIAERVLNGLRAENETEALATLSLFDEIRGFGPIKEEAARKVMARIAEKLKTYEMPEEKHHVPADAA
- a CDS encoding isovaleryl-CoA dehydrogenase, coding for MFAGGLNFALGEEIEALRDSVRRFAGQRIAPLADEFDRNNGFPIELWREMGDLGLLGITADEAYGGAGLGYVAHAVAMEEISRASASVGLSYGAHSNLCVNQINRNGTDEQKARYLPKLISGEHIGALAMSEPGSGSDVVSMKLQAQKHGDRYVLNGSKMWITNGPDADILVVYAKTAPEAGPRGITAFLVEKGFEGFSVGQKLDKLGMRGSSTSELVFIDCEVPAENVLGQVDGGVRVLMSGLDYERVVLSGGPLGIMAACMDVVLPYLHERRQFGQPIGEFQLMQGKLADMYVTMNAARAYVYAVAAACDRGETNRKDAAGCILYAAEKATAMALECIQALGGNGYTNDYPAGRLLRDAKLYEIGAGTSEIRRMLIGRELFAETV